A single region of the Streptomyces virginiae genome encodes:
- a CDS encoding cation:proton antiporter regulatory subunit, giving the protein MPVPRLSRTPLPGIGVRYDLTTREDRRLSVVAHRDGARTLNAYHRDDPDASALSVRLSEGEADALIDALMPCHHSPSLLSTTDLGLVAERIELSSHARWNGRVLGETRMRTESGASVVAVLRRAVAIPSPTPDFRLAGGDVLIVIGTREGVDAAARILGRE; this is encoded by the coding sequence GTGCCCGTTCCACGTCTGAGCAGAACGCCGTTGCCGGGCATCGGCGTCCGCTACGACCTGACCACCCGTGAGGACCGCCGTCTCTCGGTGGTGGCCCACCGGGACGGGGCGCGGACCCTGAACGCGTACCACCGTGACGACCCCGACGCGTCCGCGCTGTCGGTGAGGTTGAGCGAGGGAGAGGCGGACGCGTTGATCGACGCGTTGATGCCGTGCCACCACAGCCCCAGCCTGCTCTCGACCACGGACCTGGGACTCGTCGCGGAGCGGATCGAGCTGTCCTCGCACGCCCGTTGGAACGGGAGGGTGTTGGGGGAGACCCGGATGCGCACCGAGTCCGGCGCGTCCGTCGTCGCCGTGCTCCGTCGCGCCGTGGCGATCCCGTCGCCGACGCCGGACTTCCGGCTGGCGGGCGGGGACGTCCTCATCGTGATCGGCACCCGCGAGGGCGTCGACGCCGCCGCGCGGATCCTCGGCCGCGAGTGA
- a CDS encoding DUF4118 domain-containing protein: MVEWKRISTGMRPVPSPAATTSVWAAAAVAAVALVAVLNLLDGPDDPTVDLLALSLAVAVVSTGARLTAAPGTALLCWLVLNFFATAPVGELSWETPYDVVRLVCLLAAAGTGTAVARLIHARAAHRRLTP; the protein is encoded by the coding sequence ATGGTCGAGTGGAAACGGATCAGCACGGGCATGCGTCCCGTTCCCAGCCCTGCCGCGACCACCTCGGTCTGGGCCGCGGCGGCCGTCGCGGCCGTCGCCCTGGTCGCCGTGCTCAATCTCCTGGACGGACCCGACGACCCCACCGTCGACCTCCTGGCGCTGTCCCTCGCCGTGGCCGTGGTGAGTACCGGAGCCCGCCTCACCGCCGCCCCGGGGACCGCCCTGCTGTGCTGGCTCGTGCTCAACTTCTTCGCGACCGCGCCCGTCGGTGAGCTGAGCTGGGAGACCCCGTACGACGTCGTACGCCTGGTCTGCCTGCTCGCCGCGGCGGGCACGGGAACCGCCGTCGCCCGCCTCATCCACGCGCGCGCCGCGCACCGCCGACTCACACCGTAG
- a CDS encoding class E sortase — protein MSLPFPYRAVPAVLAGVATALLVACTPSTAAGAAVSTSAAAATPAAVVTRAAASAPASAAAPTPAPVESTLSIPAAGVTGLRVVPYEGTTDDVPGTRIQDLGVAASPYGKRGGVGPGQVGNFLITAHRLSAGGPLGRLPAVAPGDTVQVTVGAVVYTYEITETRKTSFRSERSLGEQRAEVPGKPGAAPTQAMITISTCATPEDHAEGNFWSDAQGNPEHRIDKIGVLRKTSGATPAG, from the coding sequence ATGTCCTTGCCGTTCCCGTACCGAGCCGTCCCCGCCGTCCTGGCCGGTGTCGCGACCGCCCTGCTGGTGGCGTGCACGCCCTCGACGGCCGCCGGTGCGGCGGTGTCCACCTCCGCCGCGGCCGCCACGCCCGCGGCGGTGGTCACCCGCGCCGCCGCATCCGCACCGGCATCCGCCGCCGCTCCCACTCCCGCGCCCGTGGAGTCCACGCTGTCCATACCCGCCGCGGGTGTCACCGGGCTGCGCGTGGTCCCGTACGAGGGCACCACCGACGACGTGCCGGGGACCCGTATCCAGGACCTCGGTGTGGCGGCCAGCCCGTACGGGAAGCGGGGCGGGGTCGGGCCGGGGCAGGTGGGCAATTTCCTGATCACCGCGCACCGTCTGTCGGCCGGTGGCCCGCTCGGGCGGCTGCCCGCCGTCGCGCCGGGTGACACGGTCCAGGTGACCGTGGGGGCGGTGGTGTACACCTACGAGATCACCGAGACCCGAAAGACATCCTTCCGGTCGGAGCGCTCACTGGGCGAACAGCGGGCCGAGGTGCCCGGGAAGCCCGGGGCGGCTCCCACCCAGGCCATGATCACGATCTCGACCTGCGCGACGCCCGAGGACCACGCCGAGGGCAACTTCTGGAGCGACGCCCAGGGCAATCCCGAGCACCGCATCGACAAGATAGGTGTGCTGCGCAAGACCTCCGGAGCCACGCCCGCCGGCTGA
- a CDS encoding heavy metal translocating P-type ATPase — protein sequence MTCAACVTRVEKRLARIEGVSATVNLATGRARVLHPSYVTTDDLVAVVERAGYRAQVPTPPEFEEDRARSERAEGSPGGEEVRRLLITALLSVPVLVLSMVPALQFRNWQWLCFVLAAPVAVWGSLPFHTRAVRGLRHAAATMDTLVSLGVVASFSWSAYALFLGGAGDPGMRMPFSLLPSAGDGVAHIYLEAAVGVPLFVLTGRFLESRARRGTGEALHSLAGLAAKEVTVREDGHERLVPIGQLRVGQEFVVRPGERVATDGVVASGGSAVDLSLVTGESEPVEVGPGRAVVGGAVNAGGLLLVRATAVGADTQLARITRMVTEAQAGKARAQRLADTVAGVFVPVVLALAVTVLGFWLGAGADPQAAVTACVAVLVVACPCALGLATPTALLTATGRGAQLGLLVSGPRALETLRHVDTVVLDKTGTLTTGHMTVARVTAVPHGIGGERALWLAAAVEQGSEHPLGRAVVAYCRQEAYDRPLGEVTDFRATAGIGVTGLVEGHRVEVCAAGADLHPSLDRALAEAEAAAHTPVLVRVDGADQALISLGDVLRPGSYRAVDRLRRLGVEPVLATGDREATASRVAAALGITDVRAHCSPEDKARLVRELRGQGRRVAVIGDGVNDAGALAGADLGIAMGSGTDVAIGAADVTLVRGDIEAVADAVELARRTLGTIRTNLVWAFGYNVVTVPLAAVGLLNPMVAAAAMSVSSLMVVANSLRLRTWQPAPQSHRAGMHSRTRGTGR from the coding sequence ATGACCTGCGCGGCCTGCGTCACCCGTGTCGAGAAGCGGCTGGCGAGGATCGAGGGGGTGAGCGCCACGGTCAACCTCGCCACCGGACGGGCCAGGGTGCTGCACCCGTCGTACGTGACGACCGACGACCTCGTCGCGGTGGTCGAGCGGGCGGGCTACCGGGCCCAGGTGCCGACGCCGCCGGAGTTCGAGGAGGACCGGGCGCGGTCGGAGCGGGCCGAGGGCTCCCCCGGTGGCGAGGAGGTGCGGCGGCTGCTGATCACGGCCCTGCTGTCCGTGCCGGTGCTGGTGCTGTCGATGGTGCCCGCCCTGCAGTTCCGCAACTGGCAGTGGCTGTGTTTCGTCCTGGCCGCGCCGGTCGCCGTCTGGGGCTCGCTGCCGTTCCACACCCGTGCGGTACGGGGGCTGCGGCACGCGGCGGCGACGATGGACACGCTGGTGTCGCTGGGCGTGGTCGCTTCCTTCTCCTGGTCGGCGTACGCGTTGTTCCTGGGTGGGGCGGGCGATCCGGGGATGCGGATGCCGTTCAGTCTGCTGCCCTCGGCCGGCGACGGAGTGGCCCACATCTATCTGGAGGCGGCGGTCGGGGTCCCGCTGTTCGTGCTGACCGGACGCTTCCTCGAATCCCGGGCCCGCCGCGGGACCGGGGAGGCACTGCACTCGCTCGCCGGGCTGGCCGCCAAGGAGGTGACCGTACGGGAGGACGGCCACGAACGACTCGTCCCGATCGGGCAGTTGAGGGTGGGGCAGGAGTTCGTCGTCCGGCCGGGCGAGCGGGTCGCGACGGACGGGGTGGTGGCTTCCGGCGGTTCGGCCGTCGACCTTTCCCTGGTCACCGGTGAGAGCGAGCCCGTCGAGGTGGGCCCCGGCCGGGCGGTGGTCGGCGGTGCGGTGAACGCGGGCGGTCTGCTGCTCGTCCGGGCCACCGCGGTCGGGGCGGACACCCAGCTCGCCCGGATCACCCGCATGGTCACCGAGGCGCAGGCCGGAAAGGCCCGGGCCCAGCGGCTGGCCGACACGGTGGCGGGAGTCTTCGTGCCGGTGGTGCTGGCGCTGGCCGTCACCGTTCTCGGCTTCTGGCTCGGCGCCGGGGCCGATCCGCAAGCGGCCGTCACGGCCTGTGTGGCCGTCCTGGTGGTGGCCTGTCCCTGTGCGCTGGGGCTGGCGACGCCCACCGCCCTGCTGACGGCCACCGGCCGGGGCGCGCAGCTGGGTCTGCTGGTCAGCGGTCCGCGGGCGCTGGAGACCCTGCGGCACGTCGACACGGTGGTCCTCGACAAGACGGGCACGCTGACGACCGGCCACATGACCGTCGCGCGCGTGACGGCGGTACCGCACGGGATCGGCGGGGAGCGGGCCCTGTGGCTGGCCGCGGCGGTGGAACAGGGCTCCGAGCATCCGCTGGGCCGCGCCGTGGTCGCGTACTGCCGGCAGGAGGCGTACGACCGGCCGCTCGGCGAGGTGACCGACTTCCGCGCCACCGCGGGTATCGGGGTGACCGGGCTCGTGGAGGGTCACCGCGTGGAGGTCTGCGCCGCCGGCGCGGACCTGCATCCGTCGCTGGACCGGGCCCTGGCGGAGGCCGAGGCGGCCGCGCACACACCGGTCCTGGTCCGGGTGGACGGCGCCGACCAGGCCCTGATCTCCCTCGGGGACGTCCTGCGTCCCGGCAGCTACCGGGCCGTCGACCGGCTGCGGCGCCTGGGGGTGGAGCCGGTACTGGCCACCGGCGACCGCGAGGCCACCGCGTCCCGGGTCGCCGCCGCGCTCGGCATCACGGACGTGCGCGCGCACTGCTCCCCCGAGGACAAGGCGCGGCTCGTACGGGAGTTGCGCGGTCAGGGGCGCCGGGTCGCGGTGATCGGCGACGGGGTGAACGACGCCGGGGCCCTGGCCGGGGCCGATCTCGGCATCGCCATGGGGAGCGGAACGGACGTGGCCATCGGCGCGGCCGACGTCACGCTGGTACGCGGCGACATCGAGGCGGTCGCCGACGCCGTCGAGCTGGCCAGGCGGACCCTCGGGACGATCCGGACCAACCTCGTCTGGGCGTTCGGGTACAACGTGGTCACCGTGCCGCTCGCCGCGGTGGGGCTGCTCAACCCGATGGTCGCGGCCGCCGCGATGTCGGTGAGTTCCCTGATGGTGGTGGCCAACAGTCTCCGGTTGCGTACGTGGCAGCCGGCGCCGCAATCACACCGGGCGGGCATGCACAGCCGAACGAGAGGTACGGGGCGATGA
- a CDS encoding copper chaperone PCu(A)C, which yields MTRSPSERSPGSWFPTRLRARKGLRAALVPVVACSVALAGLTAWTSSGAAGSPPRIAAGNGRVLLPQGSSRETAAFFDITNIGGSEDRLTEVTSPGVEEALLSRRERTGLGADLVRATDSVRVPAGGTVTMSPFDLSVTTRAKEMGWQAGDIVPFVLHFRYSAPIEVVAVVVRPGT from the coding sequence ATGACGCGTTCACCTTCGGAGCGGTCCCCGGGCAGCTGGTTCCCGACCCGGCTACGCGCGCGCAAGGGGCTGCGCGCCGCGCTCGTGCCGGTGGTCGCCTGCTCGGTCGCGCTGGCCGGACTGACGGCCTGGACCTCCTCCGGCGCCGCGGGCAGCCCACCCCGGATCGCCGCCGGGAACGGCCGTGTCCTGCTGCCCCAGGGCAGCAGCCGGGAGACGGCCGCCTTCTTCGACATCACCAACATCGGTGGTTCGGAGGACCGGTTGACCGAGGTGACGTCACCCGGGGTCGAGGAGGCCCTGCTCAGCCGGCGCGAACGCACCGGGCTCGGGGCCGACCTCGTCCGGGCGACGGATTCGGTGCGGGTGCCGGCGGGTGGCACCGTCACCATGTCCCCCTTCGACCTGAGCGTCACGACCAGGGCGAAGGAAATGGGCTGGCAGGCGGGCGACATCGTGCCGTTCGTCCTCCACTTCCGCTACAGCGCACCGATCGAGGTGGTGGCGGTGGTGGTCCGGCCCGGCACCTGA
- a CDS encoding NUDIX hydrolase, with translation MGEPVEQVDERDRVVAVVDRAEAIRERRLHRVATIVCRDGDGRILVHRRPDHASRFPGQYNWMLGGAVEVGESYEEAAARELAEELGVRAAPRFVLKFLCDGAISPYWLGLHEAVVTTPVRPDPGEVAWFDWLTEPELDDLVRGSGFVPDAREAFDRYRALGSARRP, from the coding sequence ATGGGCGAACCGGTGGAGCAGGTCGATGAGCGGGACCGCGTGGTGGCGGTCGTGGACCGCGCGGAGGCGATCCGGGAGCGCCGGCTGCACCGCGTCGCGACGATCGTGTGCCGCGACGGCGACGGACGGATCCTCGTGCACCGTCGACCGGACCACGCGTCCCGCTTCCCAGGGCAGTACAACTGGATGCTCGGTGGCGCCGTCGAGGTCGGCGAGTCCTACGAGGAAGCCGCCGCCCGGGAACTCGCGGAGGAGCTCGGGGTACGGGCCGCGCCCCGCTTCGTGCTCAAGTTCCTGTGCGACGGCGCGATCAGCCCCTACTGGCTGGGCCTTCACGAAGCCGTGGTCACGACACCGGTTCGGCCCGATCCGGGGGAGGTCGCCTGGTTCGACTGGCTGACGGAGCCCGAACTCGACGACCTCGTGCGCGGCTCCGGGTTCGTCCCGGACGCCCGCGAGGCGTTCGACCGGTACCGCGCCCTGGGGAGCGCGCGCCGCCCCTGA
- a CDS encoding SigB/SigF/SigG family RNA polymerase sigma factor has product MPATLRTEAGSASLRDVREIRDPQSVSTAEAHDLSVTLFRRLRELDEGTAEYSYVRNTLVELNLSMVKYAATRVRHVGAPWEDIIQVGTIGLIKAINRFDPERGFEFMSFALPTIVGEIKRYFRDTTWAVRVPRRLQELRIDLAKANDALEQELGHAPRAQELADRLDITVEEVCEGRLAANGFSSLSLDAPMTAEDDEPPGVSARSLGVEEGGYETVEDLESLKPLMGQLSERDRTILALRFGEELTQAEIGERLGMSQMHVSRLLARILGRLREGLLAEEPRAEVA; this is encoded by the coding sequence ATGCCTGCCACTCTCCGTACCGAGGCCGGCTCCGCGTCGCTGCGGGACGTTCGCGAGATCCGCGATCCGCAGTCCGTGAGCACCGCAGAGGCACACGACCTGTCGGTCACCCTCTTCCGGCGGCTGCGTGAACTGGACGAGGGGACCGCAGAGTACTCGTACGTGCGCAACACCCTGGTCGAACTGAATCTGAGCATGGTCAAGTACGCGGCCACGCGCGTCCGCCACGTCGGCGCACCGTGGGAGGACATCATCCAGGTCGGCACGATCGGCCTGATCAAGGCCATCAACAGGTTCGATCCGGAGCGCGGCTTCGAGTTCATGTCGTTCGCCCTGCCCACCATCGTGGGGGAGATCAAGCGGTACTTCCGCGACACGACCTGGGCCGTCCGCGTACCGCGCCGGCTGCAGGAGTTGCGCATCGACCTGGCCAAGGCGAACGACGCCCTGGAGCAGGAGCTGGGGCACGCTCCCCGGGCGCAGGAACTCGCCGACCGGCTGGACATCACGGTGGAGGAGGTCTGCGAGGGTCGGCTCGCGGCCAACGGCTTCAGCAGCCTGTCCCTCGACGCCCCCATGACGGCGGAGGACGACGAGCCGCCCGGTGTGTCGGCGCGCAGCCTCGGCGTCGAGGAGGGCGGGTACGAAACCGTCGAGGACCTGGAATCGCTGAAACCGCTGATGGGACAGCTGTCCGAACGGGACCGGACCATACTCGCCCTGCGTTTCGGGGAGGAGCTGACCCAGGCCGAGATCGGCGAGCGCCTGGGCATGTCCCAGATGCACGTGTCCCGGCTGCTGGCCCGCATCCTGGGCCGGCTGCGGGAGGGTCTGCTCGCCGAGGAGCCGCGGGCCGAGGTGGCATGA
- a CDS encoding STAS domain-containing protein: MVPEAKSERFTVAVQAVDGAVVLALAGELDHDTAQPLRDALDGALAPGRRLLVDLAGLGFCDSTGLNVLLNTRLAAQETGATLELVGLHGPVARMFRITGADGVFPVHSDVGEALRTTHGGGA; this comes from the coding sequence ATGGTCCCGGAAGCGAAGAGTGAACGCTTCACCGTCGCGGTCCAGGCCGTGGACGGAGCCGTGGTCCTCGCGCTCGCGGGGGAACTGGACCACGACACGGCACAGCCGCTGAGGGACGCGCTGGACGGGGCTCTCGCCCCGGGGCGTCGGCTTTTGGTCGATCTGGCAGGGCTCGGATTCTGTGACTCCACGGGACTGAACGTGCTGCTGAACACGCGCCTCGCGGCTCAGGAGACGGGAGCCACCCTGGAACTGGTCGGCCTGCACGGACCCGTCGCCCGCATGTTCCGGATCACCGGTGCGGACGGTGTGTTCCCCGTCCACTCCGACGTGGGGGAAGCCCTGAGGACGACACACGGCGGAGGAGCCTGA
- a CDS encoding ATP-binding protein: MEQPGPSDRTWSLILSGTTDVVSRSRDFARQALTAWRWLPGTGEVARETAEDVLLLVSEVVANACLHGGGPRALVLDCSAERLRIEVTDGNPAPPVRVPAHGAGDRGQPGGHGLLIVERLARDWGSEPGVDGKRVWCEVACPPGIRVPG, from the coding sequence ATGGAGCAGCCCGGGCCGTCAGACCGAACCTGGAGTCTGATCCTGTCCGGGACCACCGATGTCGTCTCGCGCAGCCGTGACTTCGCCCGCCAGGCGCTCACCGCTTGGCGCTGGCTCCCGGGGACGGGTGAGGTCGCCCGTGAGACAGCCGAGGACGTGCTCCTCCTGGTGTCGGAGGTGGTGGCCAACGCCTGCCTGCACGGTGGAGGGCCCCGCGCGCTCGTCCTGGACTGCTCGGCCGAGCGGCTGCGGATCGAGGTCACCGACGGCAATCCGGCCCCGCCCGTACGGGTTCCGGCGCACGGGGCGGGCGACCGGGGACAGCCGGGGGGTCACGGGCTGCTGATCGTGGAGCGGCTGGCCCGGGACTGGGGCTCCGAACCGGGGGTGGACGGCAAGCGCGTCTGGTGCGAGGTGGCCTGCCCGCCGGGGATCCGCGTACCCGGATGA
- a CDS encoding HAMP domain-containing protein — MDDARQRPELGEEALRRLLDGLTAVRDGDFTTRLPADSEGLLGEIATVYNGMVEQLSLVTSEVTRVAREVGGQGLLGGHAQVHRVSGIWQELATGVNTMADNLTSQVRSIAQVATAVAGGDLTRKIRVEASGEILELKETINTMVDRLSSFAEEVTRVAREVGTEGKLGGQATVQGVSGTWKDLTDNVNSMADNLTNQVRNIAQVTTAVAQGDLTRKIDVSARGEILELKTTINTMVDQLSSFAAEVTRVAREVGSEGKLGGQAEVEGVSGTWKRLTENVNELAGNLTRQVRAIAAVTSAVAEGDLTRSITVEAPGEVGDLKDNINAMVESLRMTTRANQEQDWLKTNLARVSALIQGTRDLTDLAQLIMNEVPPLVNAQYGAFFLAEDDQDGRFLIMRAAYGMPDDPATPPRRFRFGQSLVGQAAGGRRTLTVEGVPPGYATIASGAGAAEPAVLVVLPIVVEGQALGAVELASLAPFSPIHRDFLDHFIEAIGVSVSALIANARTDELLERSQSLTAELSSRSQELQSRQGELQRSNAELEEKAALLADRNRDIERKNLEIEQARRELEVRAQQLSRTSMYKSEFLANMSHELRTPLNSLLILAQLLSRNPDGNLTDKQVDYAEVIHSAGSDLLQLINDILDLSKVEAGKMDLHPEVFPLQQLLSSLDATFRPVAAARDLELRVVTGDGLPDVLFTDQARLRQVLRNLVANAVKFTEQGHVELRVDRATAAELPPALGQGDTPVAAFRVSDTGIGIPEDRLETVFNAFQQGDGTTSRHYGGTGLGLSISREVAHLLGGLIEARSVPGEGSVFTLFLPLRTPEQAALGSAAPPRHSDTDSPDAPVDGAAAPRPLPHPLADVLQGSVPDEPLPEEPAVAPGPTVLVVDDDARNVFALTEVLRREGMRVLRAEDGRTGLELLAEHDDVDLVLMDVMMAGMDGYATTAAIRALPAYANVPIVAVTAQAMPGDREKALAAGADDYVTKPVDADDLAARIHTWLT; from the coding sequence ATGGACGATGCGCGACAACGCCCTGAGCTGGGCGAGGAGGCGCTGCGGCGGCTCCTGGACGGGCTGACGGCCGTCCGCGACGGAGACTTCACCACCCGGCTGCCGGCCGACTCCGAGGGCCTCCTGGGCGAGATCGCCACGGTCTACAACGGCATGGTCGAGCAGCTGTCGCTGGTCACGTCGGAAGTGACCCGGGTGGCCCGGGAGGTCGGCGGCCAGGGACTGCTCGGCGGGCACGCGCAAGTGCACCGGGTGAGCGGCATCTGGCAGGAGCTGGCCACCGGGGTCAACACGATGGCCGACAACCTCACCTCCCAGGTCCGCTCGATCGCCCAGGTCGCCACCGCGGTCGCGGGCGGCGACCTCACGCGCAAGATCCGGGTGGAGGCGAGCGGCGAGATCCTGGAACTGAAGGAGACCATCAACACGATGGTCGACCGGCTCTCGTCCTTCGCCGAGGAGGTCACGCGGGTCGCCCGCGAGGTCGGCACGGAGGGCAAGCTGGGGGGCCAGGCCACCGTGCAGGGCGTCTCCGGCACGTGGAAGGACCTGACCGACAACGTCAACTCCATGGCCGACAACCTGACCAATCAGGTGCGCAACATCGCCCAGGTGACCACGGCGGTCGCTCAGGGCGATCTCACGCGCAAGATCGATGTTTCGGCGCGGGGCGAGATCCTGGAGCTCAAGACCACCATCAACACCATGGTCGACCAGCTGTCCTCCTTCGCTGCCGAGGTCACCCGCGTCGCGCGCGAGGTCGGCAGCGAGGGCAAGCTGGGCGGCCAGGCCGAGGTCGAGGGCGTCTCGGGCACCTGGAAACGGCTCACCGAGAACGTCAACGAGCTGGCCGGCAACCTGACCCGCCAGGTGCGCGCGATCGCGGCGGTGACCAGTGCCGTGGCCGAGGGCGACCTCACCCGGTCGATCACGGTCGAGGCCCCGGGCGAGGTCGGGGATCTGAAGGACAACATCAACGCGATGGTCGAGTCGCTGCGCATGACCACCCGCGCCAACCAGGAGCAGGACTGGCTCAAGACCAATCTCGCGCGGGTCTCCGCCCTGATCCAGGGAACCCGCGACCTCACCGACCTGGCGCAGCTGATCATGAACGAGGTACCGCCGCTGGTGAACGCCCAGTACGGCGCCTTCTTCCTCGCCGAGGACGACCAGGACGGCAGGTTCCTGATCATGCGGGCCGCCTACGGGATGCCGGACGACCCCGCCACTCCCCCGCGTCGTTTCCGCTTCGGCCAGTCGCTGGTCGGGCAGGCCGCCGGCGGGCGTCGCACCCTCACCGTGGAAGGGGTGCCGCCCGGGTACGCCACCATCGCCTCCGGTGCCGGCGCCGCCGAGCCGGCCGTCCTCGTCGTCCTGCCCATCGTCGTGGAGGGCCAGGCCCTGGGTGCTGTCGAACTGGCCTCGCTCGCCCCGTTCTCCCCCATCCACCGGGACTTCCTCGACCATTTCATCGAGGCCATCGGCGTGAGTGTCAGCGCGCTCATCGCCAATGCCCGGACCGACGAGCTGCTGGAACGGTCGCAGAGCCTGACGGCCGAACTCAGCTCGCGGTCCCAGGAACTCCAGTCCCGGCAGGGCGAGTTGCAGCGATCCAATGCCGAGCTCGAGGAGAAGGCGGCCCTGCTGGCCGACCGGAACCGGGACATCGAACGCAAGAATCTGGAGATCGAGCAGGCGCGGCGGGAACTGGAAGTGCGAGCCCAACAGCTGTCGCGGACCTCCATGTACAAGTCGGAGTTCCTGGCCAACATGAGCCACGAACTGCGCACTCCGCTCAACAGCTTGCTGATCCTGGCCCAGTTGCTGTCGCGCAATCCGGACGGGAACCTCACCGACAAACAGGTCGACTACGCCGAGGTCATCCACTCCGCCGGCTCCGACCTGCTCCAGCTGATCAACGACATCCTGGACCTCTCCAAGGTCGAGGCGGGCAAGATGGACCTGCACCCCGAGGTCTTCCCGCTCCAGCAGCTCCTGTCCTCCCTCGACGCCACTTTCCGGCCCGTCGCGGCCGCCCGCGACCTGGAGTTGCGGGTCGTCACCGGGGACGGACTGCCCGACGTCCTGTTCACCGACCAGGCGCGGCTGCGGCAGGTGCTGCGCAATCTGGTCGCCAACGCGGTGAAGTTCACCGAGCAGGGGCACGTGGAGCTACGGGTGGACCGGGCGACCGCGGCCGAGCTGCCGCCCGCGCTGGGCCAGGGCGATACGCCCGTCGCGGCCTTCCGGGTGTCCGACACGGGCATCGGCATCCCCGAGGATCGGTTGGAGACCGTCTTCAACGCCTTCCAGCAGGGCGACGGCACCACCAGCCGCCACTACGGGGGTACGGGGCTGGGCCTGTCCATCAGCAGAGAGGTGGCCCACCTGTTGGGCGGCCTGATCGAAGCCCGGTCCGTGCCGGGGGAAGGCAGCGTCTTCACCCTCTTCCTTCCGCTCCGGACGCCGGAGCAGGCCGCGCTGGGGTCCGCGGCGCCGCCGAGGCACTCCGACACGGATTCCCCCGACGCCCCGGTGGACGGCGCGGCGGCTCCCCGTCCTCTCCCGCACCCGCTCGCGGACGTGCTGCAGGGCTCCGTACCGGACGAACCGCTTCCCGAGGAGCCCGCGGTGGCACCCGGACCCACCGTTCTGGTGGTGGACGACGACGCCCGCAACGTCTTCGCGCTCACGGAGGTACTCCGGCGCGAGGGCATGCGGGTCCTGCGGGCCGAGGACGGCCGCACCGGCCTGGAGCTCCTGGCCGAGCACGACGACGTGGACCTCGTCCTGATGGACGTGATGATGGCGGGCATGGACGGTTACGCCACCACGGCCGCCATCCGCGCGCTGCCCGCCTACGCGAACGTCCCGATCGTCGCCGTCACCGCCCAGGCCATGCCGGGTGACCGGGAGAAGGCGCTGGCCGCCGGGGCGGACGACTACGTCACCAAGCCGGTCGACGCGGACGACCTGGCCGCGCGCATCCACACCTGGCTGACGTGA